TTTCCTCAAGGTCTTCATCGTCGCAACCTTCGGGACGGGTGAGCTGCCCCAGTTCAGCTTCCACGGAAACTCCGAGCGCCTGGGCAACCTGGACAATTTCTTTTGTGGTTCGGATGTTTTCCTCCAACGGAAGGTGGGATCCGTCATACATCACGGAAGTAAATCCGGCTTTCATTGCACGGATGATCGAGCTGTAGGTTTCGCCGTGGTCAAAATGTACGCAGACCGGCACCGTGGCGCGGCGGGCACAATCGACCATGATGGCCCCGAGTTCTTCAATGCTGACCAGCGCTTCGTGCACTTCGGCCAGCATCAGGATCACCGGTGCGTTGGCTTTTTCGGCTCCGGCGATCACACCGCGTACCATATCCTGGTTCATGACGTCGACGGCACCGATGGCCCAGTTTTCATTTTTATTCAGTTCCAGCAGTTCAGTGAGGGTTACTAAAGGCATGGTTTACTCCTTGTTTCGGATATACTGTTTGAGTTCTGAGGATAAACCGGAGAGATCTTCGGCTTTGAGTGATGCGGGATTCGGAAGCTGTGTCCGTCCGCCGAACTGCAGCGCGACACGGGATGCAAAAAAAGCGGCAAATTCCATTCGCAGATTCAGCGGCAGTCCGTCCAGCAGGGCAGATGCATAGCCGGCATGATAGGCATCACCGCAGCCGGTGGTATCCACCGCCTGCACGCTGAAGGCCGGCTGATGGATAAGTTCCTGCTCGTTCAGGGTCCAGCTTCCCTTAATGCCGTCAGTAATGATGACACGGCCGTCGGTCCAGCCGGAGAGTTCGTATAAAGCGGCATCCATGGTCTCGCATCCGGTCAGTTCGAGTGCGCCGGATAGGGGCAGAATGGTATCGGTGCCGAGTTTCATCGCTTTTCGCATCAGTTCCGCGTCGCCGGTTTCAATGTCAAGTACCGACGGAATACCGTATTTATGGGCAATTCTGAGGGCTTCGAGCGCTCCTTCTGTCTCATACCCATCCACCAAAAGCAGTCCAGCCTCTTTGATGGCTTCCGTGGGGATGTCGCCTGGCGTTAACTTTTCATAACCGGCAAGGCTGTAGTACACCGTGCGTTCACCCTGCTGATCAATCGCTACCACTGCGATGGCGGGCTGTGCCTTTTCCGATTTGATCAGCAGACTTTCGGAAACGTTGTACATTTGCAACTCGGTGCGGGAAATGCTGCTCAATGTGTTGTTCCCCAGTTTTCCGACGAAGCCGGTTTTCCAGCCCATGGAAGCCAGGCCGCAGGCGGCATTGCCGGCGGGAGCACCGCCCTGGATCACCAGACGGGAAACTTCGTGCTTTTCGCCTTCGGTGATTTTATCCGGCCGTTCGAACAAAATGTCGATGACATTAAGGCCGACCACCACAGCATCATATTTTTTTCCAGACAT
The Pontiella agarivorans DNA segment above includes these coding regions:
- a CDS encoding class II fructose-bisphosphate aldolase; its protein translation is MPLVTLTELLELNKNENWAIGAVDVMNQDMVRGVIAGAEKANAPVILMLAEVHEALVSIEELGAIMVDCARRATVPVCVHFDHGETYSSIIRAMKAGFTSVMYDGSHLPLEENIRTTKEIVQVAQALGVSVEAELGQLTRPEGCDDEDLEENPDLYTDPEEAIRFYHETGIDALAVAFGTAHGVYAKQPVLDFDRLQEIRNKTGAPLVMHGGSGLEPADFHAAIDRGVKKINYYSNMVYSVAQTIQCKLNEAEGKTYYHDISVWAIEAIRDDIAETLTRFRSNGKA
- a CDS encoding carbohydrate kinase family protein; amino-acid sequence: MSGKKYDAVVVGLNVIDILFERPDKITEGEKHEVSRLVIQGGAPAGNAACGLASMGWKTGFVGKLGNNTLSSISRTELQMYNVSESLLIKSEKAQPAIAVVAIDQQGERTVYYSLAGYEKLTPGDIPTEAIKEAGLLLVDGYETEGALEALRIAHKYGIPSVLDIETGDAELMRKAMKLGTDTILPLSGALELTGCETMDAALYELSGWTDGRVIITDGIKGSWTLNEQELIHQPAFSVQAVDTTGCGDAYHAGYASALLDGLPLNLRMEFAAFFASRVALQFGGRTQLPNPASLKAEDLSGLSSELKQYIRNKE